The following proteins come from a genomic window of Flavobacterium eburneipallidum:
- a CDS encoding porin — translation MKKFLFASLLTASLSVNAQEVKKDEIKKEVVRILDSINSANKSKQVEKDQLILKEKLDKEKAEKESWYNKLSIRGYVQVRYNGLFSTNDKVSCDQCDKSWGTTSTAPDAKSNNGFFIRRARIVFSGQVHPNVYIYIQPDFASSPASGVNHFAQLRDAYADISFDKKKEFRVRIGQSKVPYGFENMQSSQNRLTLDRNDAMNSAVVNERDLGAFFYWAPAEVRERYVMLIKDGYKGSGDYGVFAFGAYNGQTANKTEGNRNLHVVSRITYPFVIGNQIIEPGLQAYTGKWAFTSELSTGVTTPNKINTLDQRVGASFILYPKPFGIQTEYNIGRGPRYDKVTNTVDVSSLEGGYVTLNYKWDVNLAKHHFIYPFAKFQYYDGGKKFEKDARSYIVRDYEFGIEWQPFKAFELVAEWVVADRTFEDSALKNNRQRGNLLRLQAQINF, via the coding sequence ATGAAAAAATTTTTATTTGCAAGTTTGCTGACTGCTTCTCTTTCAGTAAATGCACAAGAGGTAAAGAAAGACGAAATAAAAAAAGAAGTAGTCCGTATTTTAGACTCTATCAATTCTGCTAACAAAAGCAAACAAGTAGAAAAAGATCAATTAATCCTAAAAGAAAAACTAGATAAAGAGAAAGCTGAAAAAGAATCTTGGTATAATAAGCTTTCTATAAGAGGATATGTTCAAGTTCGTTACAACGGATTATTTTCTACAAACGACAAAGTTTCTTGTGATCAATGTGATAAGTCCTGGGGTACAACTTCTACAGCTCCAGACGCAAAATCAAACAATGGTTTTTTTATAAGACGAGCTCGTATCGTTTTTTCGGGACAAGTTCATCCTAATGTATATATTTATATTCAACCTGATTTTGCTAGTTCTCCAGCATCAGGTGTCAATCATTTTGCACAACTAAGAGATGCTTATGCTGATATATCATTCGATAAGAAAAAAGAATTTAGAGTAAGAATCGGACAAAGTAAAGTGCCTTATGGTTTTGAGAATATGCAATCGAGCCAAAATCGTTTGACATTAGATCGTAACGATGCGATGAATAGTGCTGTGGTTAATGAACGCGATTTAGGAGCATTCTTTTATTGGGCACCAGCCGAAGTAAGAGAACGTTATGTTATGCTTATAAAAGACGGTTACAAAGGTTCGGGAGATTATGGTGTGTTTGCATTTGGAGCCTATAATGGTCAAACCGCTAATAAAACAGAAGGAAATAGGAATCTTCATGTAGTTTCTAGAATAACTTATCCTTTTGTTATAGGAAATCAAATAATTGAGCCAGGATTGCAAGCTTATACTGGAAAATGGGCTTTTACAAGTGAATTATCTACAGGGGTAACCACTCCAAATAAAATAAATACACTTGATCAAAGAGTAGGAGCTAGTTTTATATTGTATCCAAAACCATTTGGTATTCAAACAGAATATAATATTGGAAGAGGACCTCGTTATGATAAAGTAACTAATACCGTTGATGTTTCTAGTTTAGAAGGTGGTTATGTTACTTTAAATTACAAATGGGATGTAAATTTGGCCAAACATCATTTTATCTATCCTTTTGCCAAATTTCAGTATTACGATGGTGGAAAGAAATTTGAAAAAGATGCTAGAAGTTATATCGTAAGAGATTATGAATTCGGTATAGAATGGCAACCGTTCAAGGCATTTGAACTTGTAGCTGAATGGGTTGTTGCTGATCGAACTTTTGAAGATAGCGCACTAAAAAATAACAGACAGCGTGGTAATTTATTACGATTACAGGCGCAAATTAATTTTTAA
- the pstC gene encoding phosphate ABC transporter permease subunit PstC has product MNSPLPKEQTFTKESLKKQFRLSEFLAEKIISTVAFLSIAIIFLIFIFVFKESLPLFSTNQKAKENSEIQTTTTAVETYGSETSEESQPETYGTSTESLEPETYGEPTEDLNVATEESTEPESYGTVTEDLNPGATTDETLVTEKALENKEGADKTWSTFFTTEWVPVSDNPRFGLLALLIGTLKVTIIAMLIAGPLAILAAVYTSCFASNRRKEIIKPIIEMLAAFPSVVIGFFAMMVLATFFQDIFGYDSRLNAFIGGVAMALAAIPIIYTISEDALSAVPKTYTEASLALGASKAQTAFSVILPAATPGIFAALLLGVGRVFGETMIALMATGNAALLSANPFESVRTFAATIGSEMAETVFGETHYSVLFFIGSLLFIFSFILNAVAEFYVKGRLIKKFQGK; this is encoded by the coding sequence ATGAATTCTCCACTTCCAAAAGAACAAACTTTTACCAAAGAAAGTTTAAAAAAACAATTTCGGCTTTCTGAATTTTTGGCCGAGAAAATTATTTCAACAGTAGCTTTTCTCTCTATTGCTATTATTTTTTTAATATTCATTTTTGTTTTCAAAGAGTCTTTACCGTTGTTTAGTACCAACCAAAAAGCGAAAGAGAATTCAGAAATACAAACCACAACAACAGCAGTAGAAACCTACGGAAGCGAAACTTCTGAAGAAAGCCAACCCGAAACTTATGGAACTTCAACCGAAAGTTTAGAGCCAGAAACTTACGGAGAGCCTACAGAGGATTTGAATGTAGCGACAGAAGAATCGACCGAGCCTGAATCTTACGGAACAGTAACCGAAGATTTGAATCCTGGAGCAACAACAGATGAAACTCTTGTAACTGAAAAAGCCCTTGAAAACAAAGAAGGAGCCGACAAAACTTGGAGTACTTTTTTCACTACAGAATGGGTTCCTGTTTCAGATAATCCACGATTCGGATTGTTAGCTTTACTTATTGGAACTTTAAAAGTAACAATTATCGCTATGCTAATTGCTGGACCATTGGCAATACTGGCAGCCGTTTACACTTCTTGTTTTGCATCCAATAGAAGAAAAGAAATCATCAAACCGATTATCGAAATGCTAGCAGCTTTTCCATCAGTAGTAATCGGATTTTTTGCGATGATGGTTTTGGCTACTTTTTTCCAAGATATTTTTGGTTATGATTCTCGATTGAATGCTTTTATTGGTGGTGTTGCCATGGCATTGGCAGCTATTCCAATTATTTATACCATTTCTGAAGATGCCCTTTCGGCAGTTCCAAAAACCTATACCGAAGCCAGTTTAGCATTAGGAGCCAGCAAAGCACAAACCGCTTTTTCGGTGATTTTGCCAGCAGCAACTCCAGGTATTTTTGCAGCCTTGCTTTTGGGTGTAGGTCGTGTTTTTGGTGAAACCATGATTGCATTGATGGCAACAGGAAACGCCGCTTTATTATCGGCAAATCCGTTTGAAAGTGTACGAACTTTTGCCGCAACTATTGGATCTGAAATGGCCGAAACTGTTTTTGGAGAAACTCATTATAGTGTGCTGTTTTTTATAGGTTCGTTGCTTTTCATTTTCTCTTTCATATTAAATGCTGTGGCAGAATTTTATGTTAAGGGAAGATTAATCAAAAAATTCCAAGGTAAATAA
- a CDS encoding T9SS type A sorting domain-containing protein: MTKNYFYIATLLVFFFTFSLSAQETKSQSKTQDNTSIEGLNLYPNPVSNGKVYITSKNDSDKNILIFDVLGKKVLQTTISSRELSVSNLSPGVYIIKINEGEATATRKLIVK, translated from the coding sequence ATGACAAAAAACTACTTTTATATTGCCACTTTACTGGTTTTTTTCTTTACTTTTAGCCTTTCGGCTCAAGAGACAAAGTCACAATCCAAAACTCAAGATAACACTTCTATTGAAGGGTTAAACTTGTATCCAAACCCTGTGAGCAATGGAAAAGTATATATTACCTCAAAAAACGATTCCGACAAAAACATCCTTATTTTTGATGTTTTAGGCAAAAAAGTTCTTCAAACCACCATCAGCTCTAGAGAGTTAAGCGTTTCTAATCTATCTCCAGGCGTTTACATCATCAAGATAAATGAAGGTGAAGCAACTGCTACTAGAAAGCTTATCGTAAAATAA
- a CDS encoding response regulator transcription factor codes for MKKRNTKILLVDDEPDILEIVGYNLTQEGYQIVTASNGKEAILKAKKELPDLIIMDVMMPEMDGMEACENIRKIPELNNVIITFLTARSEDYSQVAGFDAGADDYITKPIKPKLLVSKVKALLRRLKEQEISSETLNVGGIEINREEYKIIKDDVVIALPRKEFELFYLLASKPGKVFKRDEILDKVWGNEVVVGGRTIDVHIRKLREKIGEDLFKTIKGIGYKFEV; via the coding sequence ATGAAAAAACGAAATACAAAGATTTTATTAGTGGATGATGAACCGGATATCTTGGAAATTGTAGGCTATAATCTTACTCAAGAAGGCTATCAAATTGTTACTGCTTCTAACGGTAAAGAAGCTATTTTGAAAGCTAAAAAAGAATTGCCTGATCTTATTATCATGGATGTGATGATGCCTGAAATGGACGGAATGGAGGCTTGCGAAAATATTCGAAAAATCCCTGAACTTAATAATGTAATCATCACTTTTCTTACGGCTAGAAGTGAAGATTACTCGCAAGTAGCAGGGTTTGATGCTGGTGCTGATGATTATATTACCAAGCCGATTAAACCTAAATTATTAGTAAGTAAAGTAAAAGCATTATTACGACGTTTGAAAGAACAAGAGATAAGTAGCGAGACACTGAATGTAGGCGGAATCGAAATTAATCGTGAAGAGTATAAAATCATAAAAGATGATGTAGTTATTGCATTGCCTCGAAAAGAATTTGAACTCTTCTATTTATTGGCTTCAAAACCTGGAAAAGTATTTAAACGTGACGAAATTTTAGACAAAGTTTGGGGTAATGAAGTGGTTGTGGGCGGTAGGACTATAGATGTTCATATTCGAAAATTACGTGAAAAAATTGGTGAAGATTTATTCAAGACCATAAAAGGAATTGGTTATAAATTTGAAGTATAA
- a CDS encoding sensor histidine kinase produces MKISFKKTYKFAVVSALYISLFATIFVMLLATMVFQYTPKRIFLFGGVFLIFIYAFSFIVVQYRVERFIYRRVKKIYDDVSLLESSSFINQPITTDMETLTQEMKKYATGKKLEIEMFKVREEYRREFLGNVSHELKTPLFTVQGYISTLLDGAMDDKVIRKKYLKRAEKGVERLIYIVEDLDMITKLEVGDLNLEFSEFDIVELVQNIFDLLEMKANEKKISLAFENKKIQPVYVKGDKDRIQQVIENLIVNSIKYGKEGGLTEISIVNLTKRKVLIRVTDNGEGIEKQNLPRVFERFYRVDKSGSRTEGGSGLGLAIVKHIIEAHKEKIYVESEYGIGSEFSFTLPKPKINSQTKD; encoded by the coding sequence ATGAAGATTAGCTTCAAAAAAACCTACAAATTTGCCGTAGTATCGGCTTTATACATTAGTCTTTTTGCTACTATTTTCGTTATGTTATTAGCGACTATGGTGTTTCAATACACCCCAAAAAGAATCTTTCTTTTTGGAGGTGTTTTTCTTATCTTTATTTATGCCTTTTCATTTATTGTTGTTCAGTACAGAGTAGAACGCTTTATTTACCGTAGAGTCAAAAAAATCTACGATGATGTTTCTCTTTTAGAATCCAGTTCCTTTATCAATCAGCCTATAACGACAGATATGGAAACTTTGACCCAAGAAATGAAAAAGTATGCTACGGGCAAAAAACTCGAAATCGAAATGTTTAAAGTTCGAGAAGAATACCGAAGAGAATTTCTAGGTAACGTTTCACATGAATTAAAAACTCCTTTATTTACTGTTCAAGGTTATATTTCCACACTACTAGATGGTGCAATGGATGACAAAGTTATTCGAAAAAAATATTTAAAAAGAGCCGAAAAAGGAGTAGAAAGATTGATCTACATCGTTGAAGATTTGGATATGATTACCAAATTGGAAGTAGGAGATTTGAATTTAGAATTTTCGGAATTTGATATTGTCGAATTGGTTCAAAATATTTTTGATTTATTAGAAATGAAAGCCAATGAAAAGAAAATTAGCCTTGCATTCGAAAATAAAAAAATCCAACCTGTTTATGTAAAAGGCGATAAAGATCGCATTCAACAAGTTATCGAAAATTTAATTGTCAATTCAATAAAATACGGTAAAGAAGGTGGATTGACCGAGATTAGTATCGTCAACTTGACCAAAAGGAAAGTTTTAATTCGAGTAACCGATAATGGAGAAGGAATTGAAAAGCAAAATCTTCCGAGAGTATTTGAACGTTTTTATCGTGTGGATAAAAGCGGTTCAAGAACTGAAGGTGGCTCTGGATTAGGACTCGCCATCGTAAAGCATATTATCGAAGCGCATAAAGAAAAGATATATGTAGAGAGCGAATACGGGATTGGTTCTGAATTTTCATTTACATTACCTAAACCTAAAATTAATTCACAAACAAAAGATTAA
- a CDS encoding PstS family phosphate ABC transporter substrate-binding protein, producing MNTTKLRIAALLVVVMTIGYSFTTLSKITIKGSDTMVILSQQWAEAYMKKHPGTTIQVTGGGSGVGLAALINGSTEIANSSRPIKPTEVEKLKAKYNKPGVAIACAKDGLSVFLNKGNSVSELTVAQIGDIFSGKITNWKQVGGADAKIQLYGRESSSGTFEFFKEHVVKTDFSPSCQTLPGTAAIVNAVKKDKYSIGYGGAAYAEGVKDCKVKKDAKSKGILPTEATIKNKTYPISRYLFMYLKSKPTGETKAFIDWILSPEGQKMIAAVGYFPVK from the coding sequence ATGAATACAACTAAATTAAGAATTGCAGCCCTTTTAGTAGTCGTGATGACTATTGGGTATTCGTTTACTACTTTGAGTAAAATAACAATCAAAGGTTCGGATACCATGGTGATTTTGTCACAACAGTGGGCAGAAGCTTATATGAAAAAACACCCTGGAACAACTATTCAGGTTACTGGTGGAGGATCAGGAGTGGGTCTTGCTGCATTAATAAACGGTTCTACAGAAATTGCTAATTCAAGCCGTCCAATAAAGCCAACAGAAGTAGAAAAATTAAAGGCAAAATACAATAAACCTGGTGTTGCAATTGCTTGTGCTAAAGATGGTTTGTCTGTTTTCTTAAACAAAGGAAATTCTGTTTCGGAATTGACAGTAGCGCAAATCGGAGATATTTTTTCAGGTAAAATAACCAACTGGAAACAAGTAGGAGGAGCTGATGCAAAAATTCAATTATACGGAAGAGAAAGCAGTTCAGGGACCTTTGAATTCTTCAAAGAACACGTGGTGAAAACAGATTTTTCTCCATCTTGCCAAACTTTGCCAGGAACTGCAGCAATTGTAAATGCAGTAAAAAAAGATAAATATAGCATTGGTTACGGTGGTGCAGCTTATGCAGAAGGTGTGAAAGATTGTAAAGTAAAAAAGGATGCTAAAAGTAAAGGAATTTTGCCAACAGAAGCAACCATCAAAAACAAAACATACCCAATTTCAAGATACTTATTCATGTATTTGAAATCAAAACCAACTGGCGAAACTAAAGCTTTTATCGATTGGATTTTGAGTCCAGAAGGTCAAAAAATGATTGCAGCCGTAGGTTATTTTCCAGTAAAATAA
- a CDS encoding glycosyltransferase, with translation MAESKKILIVTCSEGDWGGSEELWARMLPYLINYGYSIAVCKDKINFEHIEFKKLKSIGVNLHELNPFSLQPNSKHSEDTLEAMLDNEKFSLVVISQGINFDGLGLAYTCLLRNIPYILISQKAVDSFWPHHLDRVGMRNVYINAEKAFFVSKHNLTLTEEQFGIRLRNAQVIPNPIKIERKPQNFPSTDQGYQLACIGRFLLIDKGQDILIRIMAQEKWKERPIKVSFFGQGPDKAALMDLASLLGANNVEFLDPQYDIEKLWENYHALVLPSRFEGMPLVLLEAMALGKTAIVSDAGGSAELIVDSVTGFIGQPNTIDFEQALERAWQAREDWPTIGLAGFEKLKKYMPELPEQNLADEINRIINQDSQLVSVIIPTYNRAHIVEDAIISVLNQTYPHVQLIVADDGSTDQTDALMAKYPQVTYIKLHKNSGQAMARNEGYIYARGHYVATLDSDDTWEPDFLKTCVNLIKEHDLDFVFTNWMQDMKNGEFIDRFSICKVLENHLNATTENTIILDDKELRKIYLSGCPSPSSSLLFKKSSLRSNWSSGLKIADDWCLLMDIIYTKPRKAAFTRDILWRKKVDGFNIYDGREMYDLMKDLWTHDLNLLYDRFRKYLTTKEKKEMRTNLSDNYLKYAYFQIWHKKQYLKGIKSGYTAILFNKTGIFKVIVYETSVKVKRVIKHLLRLK, from the coding sequence ATGGCTGAAAGTAAAAAAATTTTAATTGTAACTTGTAGCGAAGGAGATTGGGGCGGAAGCGAAGAATTATGGGCAAGAATGTTACCTTATCTCATCAATTATGGCTATAGTATTGCAGTATGTAAAGATAAAATCAATTTTGAGCACATTGAATTTAAAAAACTCAAATCAATAGGAGTTAATTTACATGAATTAAATCCTTTCTCACTACAGCCCAATTCTAAACATTCAGAAGATACCCTTGAGGCTATGCTTGATAATGAAAAATTTTCGCTTGTTGTAATTTCGCAAGGCATAAATTTTGATGGTTTAGGACTGGCTTATACCTGTCTTTTAAGAAATATTCCTTATATTCTTATTTCTCAAAAAGCAGTTGATTCTTTTTGGCCTCACCACCTTGATCGAGTTGGAATGAGAAATGTGTATATCAATGCTGAAAAAGCTTTCTTTGTTAGCAAACACAATCTTACGCTAACCGAAGAACAATTTGGCATAAGATTACGTAATGCTCAAGTTATACCAAATCCCATAAAAATTGAACGAAAACCACAAAATTTTCCAAGTACTGATCAAGGTTATCAACTAGCCTGTATTGGTCGTTTCTTATTAATAGACAAAGGGCAGGATATCTTGATAAGAATAATGGCACAGGAAAAATGGAAAGAAAGACCTATAAAAGTGTCATTCTTTGGGCAAGGACCTGACAAAGCAGCACTTATGGATCTTGCATCATTATTGGGAGCCAATAATGTTGAGTTTTTAGACCCACAATATGACATAGAAAAGTTATGGGAAAATTACCATGCGCTAGTATTGCCCTCTCGATTTGAAGGAATGCCACTAGTACTACTTGAAGCAATGGCTTTAGGTAAAACAGCTATAGTGTCAGATGCAGGCGGTAGTGCCGAGCTTATTGTAGATAGTGTAACAGGTTTTATAGGACAACCCAATACTATTGATTTTGAACAAGCCTTGGAGCGTGCTTGGCAAGCACGTGAGGATTGGCCAACTATTGGGCTCGCAGGATTTGAAAAATTAAAAAAATATATGCCAGAGTTACCCGAGCAAAATCTAGCAGATGAAATAAATCGCATTATAAATCAAGATTCACAGTTGGTTTCAGTTATTATTCCAACATACAATCGTGCTCATATTGTTGAAGATGCAATTATTAGTGTTCTCAATCAAACTTATCCACATGTGCAACTGATTGTAGCGGATGATGGATCAACTGATCAAACCGATGCGCTTATGGCAAAGTATCCACAAGTGACTTACATAAAACTGCATAAAAATTCTGGTCAGGCAATGGCAAGAAATGAAGGTTATATTTATGCAAGAGGACATTATGTAGCTACATTAGATTCTGATGATACTTGGGAGCCTGATTTTCTAAAAACTTGTGTTAATTTAATTAAAGAACATGATTTAGATTTTGTCTTTACAAATTGGATGCAAGATATGAAAAACGGTGAATTCATCGATCGTTTTAGTATCTGTAAAGTTCTCGAAAACCACCTTAATGCAACGACCGAGAATACAATTATTTTGGATGACAAAGAATTGAGAAAAATATATTTGAGTGGTTGTCCTTCACCTTCGTCTTCATTACTATTCAAAAAATCTTCGTTACGTTCCAACTGGTCTTCAGGATTGAAAATTGCCGACGACTGGTGCTTACTTATGGATATTATCTATACAAAACCCAGAAAAGCAGCTTTTACAAGAGATATTTTATGGCGAAAAAAAGTAGATGGATTTAATATATACGATGGAAGAGAGATGTATGACCTAATGAAGGATCTTTGGACTCACGATCTTAATTTACTTTACGATAGATTCCGAAAATATTTGACCACCAAGGAAAAAAAGGAAATGCGTACCAATCTTTCTGATAATTACTTGAAATATGCTTACTTTCAAATATGGCATAAAAAACAATATTTAAAAGGGATAAAAAGTGGTTATACTGCAATTTTATTTAACAAAACTGGAATCTTTAAAGTAATAGTCTATGAAACGAGTGTTAAAGTAAAAAGAGTGATTAAACATTTGTTGCGACTAAAATGA
- a CDS encoding DUF58 domain-containing protein — protein MKIESQLDKISSFQHLEMLANQIVEGFISGMHKSPFHGFSAEFAEHKVYNLGESTKHIDWKLFAKTDRLYTKKFEEDTNLRCHIIIDNSSSMHYPKLQDKQHFFQNKIGFSVLASAVLMNILKKQRDAVGLSVFSNTYEYFAPDKGSDRHHRMILNALENILEKPKLQKNTDTITFLHQIAEKIHRRSMIILFTDMFQSSNEQALFDALQHLRHNKNKVVLFHVIDNKTELKFDFDNAPRKFIDVETGDEVNLFAENVKQEYEKGINNYFKKIEQTCTQNKIKYIPVSVGENFEKILTAYLVEKQNFG, from the coding sequence ATGAAGATAGAATCACAATTAGATAAAATTTCCAGTTTTCAGCATCTTGAAATGTTGGCAAACCAAATTGTAGAAGGATTTATTTCAGGTATGCACAAAAGTCCATTTCATGGTTTTTCTGCTGAATTTGCTGAACACAAAGTGTATAATTTGGGAGAAAGTACAAAGCACATCGATTGGAAATTATTTGCTAAAACAGATCGATTATATACCAAGAAATTTGAAGAAGACACCAATTTGCGTTGTCACATCATCATCGATAATTCGTCGTCGATGCATTATCCAAAATTGCAAGACAAGCAACACTTTTTTCAAAACAAGATTGGATTTTCTGTTCTAGCTTCGGCAGTTTTGATGAATATTCTAAAAAAGCAGCGTGATGCCGTAGGCTTGAGTGTATTTTCGAATACCTATGAATATTTTGCTCCCGACAAAGGAAGTGATCGCCATCATCGAATGATTTTGAATGCGCTTGAAAATATTTTGGAAAAACCCAAATTACAAAAGAACACCGATACAATAACTTTCCTGCACCAAATAGCCGAAAAGATTCATCGACGTTCGATGATAATTTTGTTTACAGATATGTTTCAATCAAGCAATGAACAAGCTCTGTTTGATGCTTTGCAACACTTACGACACAATAAGAACAAAGTAGTTTTGTTTCATGTTATTGATAATAAAACTGAGTTAAAATTTGATTTTGATAATGCTCCAAGAAAGTTTATCGATGTGGAGACTGGTGATGAAGTAAATCTTTTTGCCGAAAATGTAAAGCAGGAATATGAAAAAGGAATCAATAATTATTTCAAAAAAATAGAGCAAACCTGCACGCAGAACAAAATTAAGTACATTCCGGTTAGTGTTGGAGAAAATTTTGAAAAAATTTTAACTGCTTATTTAGTTGAAAAACAAAACTTTGGGTAA
- a CDS encoding UbiA family prenyltransferase, producing the protein MTNLIKIIRATEWWEYKFPPILVIPYFIILSDTNLKLSTVVCSVLFIIAALVVGAIYVSILNDITDIKEDAIAGKNNNMAKHSRVKQFFILSIPICLALSFCWFLRENNFALAFYVLSYVSFTLYSVPPFRLKKRGVLGLFADASGSQMLPTLFAVTFVSHYSHHQLSTIEILAIAAWSLSFGLRGILWHQFHDLDNDVRSGLYTIVQRMGRRTTIATGLLIITIELIAFLWLMYAIGNQYLYIALLLYIIYMLYRIKKTDLEIIIIKYTSPNFDIVMNVFYQVFLPIATLILISTNRPEFLGLTALHLLLFPTGFYRVIKNIFN; encoded by the coding sequence ATGACGAATCTTATAAAAATAATACGCGCTACAGAGTGGTGGGAATATAAATTTCCTCCCATTTTAGTAATACCCTATTTTATTATTTTATCTGATACTAATTTAAAATTATCAACAGTAGTTTGCAGTGTGCTATTTATCATAGCAGCACTCGTAGTTGGTGCGATATATGTATCAATACTGAACGATATCACTGATATAAAAGAAGATGCTATTGCAGGTAAAAACAACAATATGGCTAAACACAGTCGAGTGAAACAGTTTTTCATCTTGTCAATTCCCATCTGTTTAGCACTGTCATTTTGTTGGTTTTTAAGAGAAAACAATTTTGCACTTGCTTTTTACGTACTATCCTACGTTTCATTTACGTTGTATTCTGTGCCACCATTTCGTCTAAAAAAAAGAGGAGTGCTTGGTCTATTTGCCGATGCGTCAGGTTCACAAATGCTACCCACATTATTCGCAGTCACTTTTGTTTCTCATTATTCTCATCATCAATTATCTACTATTGAAATATTGGCTATAGCCGCTTGGTCATTATCCTTTGGTTTGCGGGGCATTCTTTGGCATCAATTCCATGACCTAGATAATGATGTGCGCAGTGGCTTATATACCATTGTGCAACGAATGGGAAGAAGAACTACCATAGCTACTGGATTGTTAATTATCACCATTGAATTAATCGCATTTTTATGGTTAATGTACGCAATTGGAAACCAGTATTTATACATAGCACTCCTGCTTTATATAATTTATATGCTTTACCGCATTAAAAAAACCGACCTAGAAATAATCATAATAAAATACACCAGCCCTAATTTTGACATTGTAATGAATGTCTTTTACCAAGTTTTTCTTCCTATTGCGACACTAATTTTAATTTCAACAAACCGCCCAGAATTTTTAGGATTAACAGCACTTCATTTGCTTCTTTTTCCAACAGGGTTCTACAGGGTCATTAAGAATATTTTTAATTAG
- a CDS encoding T9SS type A sorting domain-containing protein, which translates to MKKLYTLSFILLASLSFGQVTDTFTGTGLLSANGWTVHSGTTPLSIASGSLTYSGLTPTGNKVALIAGNSEDANKSIGTAITTAAYYSTVLNVPNTTLLSTTGDYSMSFGGTTGASVTALVGRLTLKTGTTANTFNIGIVNNSGTGTAATFLPTDYPVGTPVFVVVKYNRTNNTADLFVNPTLDNTTEPTPALTNASGAGAAPASIASICIRQSGSATLAGTGNVEFDDVRAGSTWAYVTTSALVLSVKQNEIAGLSIYPNPVSKGTLYITSSSSTAKSVVLFDVLGKQVLKTSTTNNSINVSGLKNGVYIIKITEDGKTETKKLIIK; encoded by the coding sequence ATGAAAAAACTTTACACTTTATCTTTTATTTTACTGGCTTCTTTATCTTTTGGACAAGTAACAGACACTTTTACTGGAACAGGATTATTGAGTGCAAATGGATGGACTGTTCATAGCGGAACAACACCACTATCAATAGCATCAGGTTCATTAACATATTCTGGACTAACCCCTACAGGAAACAAAGTTGCTTTGATTGCGGGAAATAGCGAAGATGCAAATAAAAGCATAGGAACAGCTATTACAACAGCTGCATATTATTCTACAGTATTAAATGTACCAAACACTACATTATTATCTACTACCGGAGATTATTCAATGTCATTTGGAGGAACTACTGGCGCTAGTGTAACTGCATTAGTCGGAAGATTAACATTAAAAACAGGAACAACTGCAAACACTTTCAACATTGGAATTGTAAACAATAGCGGAACAGGAACAGCTGCTACTTTTTTACCTACAGATTATCCAGTTGGAACGCCTGTTTTTGTTGTTGTTAAATATAACCGCACTAACAACACTGCTGACTTATTTGTAAACCCTACTTTAGATAACACCACTGAACCAACACCAGCTCTAACTAACGCATCTGGAGCAGGAGCAGCCCCAGCTTCAATCGCAAGTATTTGCATCAGACAATCTGGAAGTGCAACATTGGCCGGAACTGGCAATGTTGAGTTTGATGATGTAAGAGCTGGCAGCACTTGGGCTTATGTTACTACATCTGCCCTTGTTTTATCAGTTAAACAAAACGAAATCGCTGGATTAAGCATCTATCCTAACCCAGTTTCTAAAGGAACTTTATACATTACATCTAGCAGTAGCACAGCAAAATCTGTTGTATTATTCGATGTATTAGGAAAGCAAGTTTTAAAAACTTCTACTACAAACAACAGCATTAATGTTAGTGGTTTAAAAAACGGAGTTTACATCATCAAAATTACTGAAGATGGAAAAACCGAAACCAAGAAATTAATCATTAAATAG